A part of Prolixibacteraceae bacterium genomic DNA contains:
- a CDS encoding efflux RND transporter permease subunit, with the protein MKEGIAGKIAKQFINSKLTPLLMLLFLGLGFYGASLTPREEEPQISVPIADIFISYPGASPKEVESRVSKPLEKVISNIKGVEYVYSTSMKDQAQLVVQFYVGDDVERSIVKLYNEIVKHMDQIPQGVSMPLIKTRSIDDVPVMSLTLWSETYNDYQLKRISTEVANEISTITDIAQVKVIGGRSREFAVTFDPNKLSGYGLDASVVAQRLMQENSQKTVGAFYQHNHTYSVQSGTFLRSQSDLENIIVSVKQNTPVYLNQVATVEDGPGKPTQYVTFGYGATHADSPNTYAASTISVAKRNGADAMQLADLVLEKVSHLEGKLIPRDVHIEVTRNYGKSASHKVNELMWHLLGSIIAVTFIVALSMGWRGGLVVFLSVPVTFALTLFVYYLLGYTLNRITLFALVFVTGIVVDDSIIIAENMHRHFKMRQKSFMDAALASISEVGNPTILATFTVIAAVLPMVAVSGMMGPYMSPMPIGAAFAMIFSLLVALTITPYIAYRLLKKEEGTEKHGADELSGVESTWIYKLYRKVMMPLLDSKKRRWGFIGAVVMLLIGSILLFYVKWVAVKMLPFDNKNEYQVVIDMPEGTTLEKTYEVTQALANYIKDQPEVKMYTSYVGTASPITFNGLVRHYDLRQASNMADIQVNLTDKSDRDLQSHDLAKMVRPGLEQIASNYGAKIKVVEMPPGPPVLSTLVVEVYGPDAVEQRRIALHVEDIFNDNPNVVDVDTYIEADTYGYKLIIDKQKALVRGVSTQQIEQVLQTSLHGSRIMNIIQSNENNEVPVNLQFEDKAYASIESIQAIKLLSRNGSMVYLGDVAKVNRVKEPKSIYRKNQHPVTYVTAEVAGSLESPVYPILDVKEQIEQIPVKGQDRLIEMYNGQPFNDDKYVVKWDGEWQITYDVFRDLGVAFAVVLVVIYMLIIGWFQDYKVPMIMMISIPLSLGGILVGHWIMGAYFTATSMIGLIALAGIMVRNAILLVDFINLRLLERVPLKQAIIEAGAVRTTPILLTAGTVVIGAFVILFDPIFQGLAISLMGGSIASTALTLIIVPLIFYMGYRKKYQ; encoded by the coding sequence AATTGCTGGAAAAATAGCAAAGCAGTTTATCAACTCAAAGCTAACGCCATTGTTGATGTTACTGTTTCTAGGTCTTGGTTTTTATGGTGCGTCTTTAACTCCTAGAGAAGAAGAGCCACAAATATCCGTTCCGATTGCAGATATCTTTATAAGTTACCCTGGAGCTTCTCCCAAAGAGGTGGAGTCAAGGGTCTCTAAGCCGTTGGAGAAGGTGATCTCAAATATCAAAGGGGTAGAGTATGTTTACTCTACAAGTATGAAAGATCAGGCACAGTTAGTTGTTCAGTTTTATGTAGGAGATGATGTCGAGAGAAGTATCGTAAAACTTTATAATGAGATTGTCAAACATATGGATCAAATTCCACAAGGAGTATCTATGCCCTTGATAAAAACAAGATCGATTGATGATGTCCCTGTGATGTCGTTAACTCTATGGAGTGAGACCTATAACGACTATCAATTAAAAAGAATATCTACTGAGGTTGCTAATGAGATTAGTACGATTACTGATATTGCTCAAGTAAAAGTAATAGGTGGAAGATCACGAGAGTTTGCGGTGACATTTGATCCCAATAAGCTTAGTGGTTATGGCTTAGATGCTTCTGTAGTGGCACAACGACTGATGCAAGAGAACTCTCAAAAAACGGTGGGTGCTTTTTATCAGCATAATCATACGTATAGTGTGCAGAGTGGAACATTTCTTAGAAGTCAATCAGACTTAGAGAATATTATAGTGTCGGTGAAACAGAATACGCCTGTATATCTAAATCAAGTGGCCACAGTTGAAGATGGTCCTGGCAAGCCAACGCAATATGTGACGTTTGGTTATGGCGCTACTCATGCCGATTCACCTAATACATATGCTGCATCTACAATATCTGTTGCCAAACGAAATGGAGCCGATGCAATGCAGCTCGCTGATCTCGTTCTTGAGAAAGTATCTCATTTGGAGGGTAAGCTTATTCCACGTGATGTGCATATTGAAGTGACGCGTAACTATGGAAAAAGTGCTTCTCATAAAGTGAATGAGTTGATGTGGCATCTGTTGGGTTCTATTATTGCAGTCACATTTATTGTAGCTCTTAGTATGGGTTGGAGAGGAGGACTGGTTGTATTTCTTTCTGTTCCTGTAACTTTTGCGCTTACATTGTTTGTGTATTACCTTTTAGGATATACATTAAATCGTATTACTTTATTCGCCCTAGTGTTTGTGACTGGAATTGTAGTGGATGACTCCATTATTATTGCAGAGAATATGCATCGGCATTTTAAAATGCGACAGAAATCCTTTATGGATGCCGCACTTGCAAGTATTAGTGAGGTCGGTAATCCAACGATTTTAGCGACTTTTACTGTTATTGCAGCTGTGTTGCCTATGGTGGCTGTTTCAGGTATGATGGGGCCATATATGAGTCCCATGCCAATTGGTGCAGCCTTTGCTATGATCTTTTCGCTATTAGTTGCATTGACCATTACACCTTATATCGCTTATCGTTTATTGAAAAAAGAGGAGGGGACTGAGAAGCATGGTGCTGATGAACTATCTGGTGTGGAATCTACATGGATCTATAAGCTCTACCGTAAAGTGATGATGCCTTTGTTGGATAGCAAAAAGAGACGATGGGGATTTATTGGTGCTGTCGTGATGTTATTAATTGGATCTATATTATTGTTTTATGTCAAGTGGGTTGCTGTTAAGATGCTTCCTTTCGATAATAAAAATGAATACCAAGTGGTCATTGATATGCCTGAGGGGACCACATTAGAAAAGACATATGAGGTGACACAGGCATTGGCGAATTACATTAAAGATCAACCTGAAGTAAAAATGTATACTAGTTATGTTGGAACAGCCTCTCCCATAACTTTTAATGGACTGGTTCGTCATTACGACCTAAGACAGGCAAGCAATATGGCTGATATCCAAGTCAATTTAACCGATAAGTCTGATCGTGATTTGCAGAGTCATGATCTTGCAAAGATGGTAAGGCCAGGATTGGAGCAGATTGCTTCTAATTATGGTGCAAAGATAAAGGTTGTGGAGATGCCTCCAGGTCCACCTGTGTTGAGTACTCTAGTTGTTGAGGTGTATGGGCCTGATGCTGTAGAGCAAAGACGTATTGCTCTACATGTGGAAGATATCTTTAATGACAATCCAAATGTCGTAGATGTTGATACATATATTGAAGCAGATACGTATGGATATAAACTGATTATTGATAAACAAAAAGCACTTGTTCGAGGTGTTTCAACTCAACAGATTGAACAGGTACTACAGACCTCTCTTCATGGGAGTCGGATTATGAATATTATTCAATCTAATGAGAATAATGAGGTGCCTGTAAACTTACAGTTCGAGGACAAAGCATATGCATCCATTGAAAGCATACAAGCTATAAAGCTATTGTCAAGAAACGGATCGATGGTCTATCTTGGCGATGTTGCGAAGGTGAATAGAGTGAAAGAGCCAAAGTCGATATACCGTAAGAACCAGCACCCAGTAACCTATGTTACAGCGGAGGTTGCAGGTTCATTGGAGAGTCCAGTCTACCCGATATTAGATGTAAAAGAACAGATAGAGCAGATTCCGGTAAAAGGTCAAGACCGTCTGATTGAAATGTATAATGGACAACCATTTAACGATGATAAGTATGTAGTGAAATGGGATGGTGAGTGGCAGATTACTTACGATGTTTTTCGAGATTTAGGCGTGGCCTTTGCCGTCGTTCTTGTAGTCATTTATATGTTGATCATCGGGTGGTTTCAAGATTACAAGGTGCCAATGATTATGATGATCTCGATACCACTTTCATTAGGTGGAATATTGGTTGGACACTGGATTATGGGAGCATACTTTACAGCAACAAGTATGATCGGATTGATTGCTCTCGCTGGAATTATGGTCCGGAATGCAATTTTACTTGTTGATTTTATTAATCTAAGGCTATTGGAAAGGGTTCCTCTAAAACAGGCTATCATAGAGGCTGGTGCTGTTCGGACGACTCCTATTCTTTTAACTGCAGGAACAGTAGTCATTGGAGCTTTCGTGATTCTTTTTGACCCTATATTCCAAGGTTTAGCTATCTCGTTAATGGGTGGATCAATAGCATCAACAGCATTGACCTTGATTATTGTACCATTGATATTTTATATGGGATATCGTAAAAAGTATCAGTAG
- a CDS encoding GNAT family N-acetyltransferase yields MIASFLEVHLEQYGDKIDDIEKAIDYIFNGNGGVLVVQKQQDQVVGATVINKTGMHGYIPENILVYIAIHKDFRGLGLGRKLMEKALNHVDGDVALHVERDNPAIKLYESIGFTNPYLEMRLKRCQ; encoded by the coding sequence ATGATTGCCTCCTTTTTAGAAGTACACTTAGAACAGTATGGAGATAAGATAGATGACATTGAAAAAGCAATTGATTACATCTTTAATGGTAACGGTGGGGTATTGGTTGTTCAAAAACAGCAAGATCAAGTTGTGGGGGCTACGGTAATTAATAAGACTGGTATGCATGGTTATATCCCTGAGAATATCTTGGTTTATATAGCTATTCACAAGGATTTCAGAGGGTTGGGGTTAGGACGTAAATTAATGGAGAAGGCATTAAATCATGTCGATGGAGATGTTGCATTGCATGTGGAAAGAGATAACCCTGCAATAAAATTATACGAATCCATTGGGTTTACCAATCCTTATCTTGAGATGAGATTGAAACGCTGCCAGTGA
- a CDS encoding alanine racemase, whose protein sequence is MAYIVLDTKKLKHNFLFLNNLFSNNDKEWAVVSKLFCGNRGYLEYLISLGPNQICDSRISNLEIIKDIDPEMKTIYIKPPAHDVIEEVVRYADTSFNSELETIRLLSEEALKQDKIHKVIIMIELGDLREGIMGEDLIAFYGEVFELKGIEVTGIGANLNCLSGVLPSQDKLIQLSLYEQLIEANFHRQIPWVSGGTSITIPLIERGQVPKGVNHFRVGETLYFGNHLLDESPYEGMQQGVIKLYAQIIEMADKPKIPIGLLAESPSGHTVDIDEADYGETAYRAIIDIGLLDISPEYLIPEDPKVSVIGASSDMIILDLSDREDQYNVGDMVAFRMKYMGALGVFNSDYIEKRLI, encoded by the coding sequence ATGGCCTATATTGTCTTAGATACAAAAAAATTAAAGCACAACTTCCTATTTCTAAATAACCTGTTCTCTAATAATGATAAAGAGTGGGCTGTCGTTTCTAAGCTATTTTGTGGTAATAGAGGATATCTAGAGTATTTGATTTCGTTAGGACCAAATCAAATATGTGATTCACGAATAAGTAATCTTGAGATTATTAAGGATATTGATCCTGAGATGAAAACTATATATATCAAACCACCAGCGCATGATGTGATAGAAGAGGTGGTTCGATATGCCGATACTAGCTTTAATAGTGAACTTGAAACGATCCGTTTGCTTTCAGAGGAAGCATTGAAACAAGATAAGATACATAAGGTAATTATCATGATTGAACTTGGAGACCTACGAGAAGGAATCATGGGCGAAGATTTAATTGCTTTCTATGGTGAGGTATTCGAGCTGAAAGGAATTGAAGTAACTGGAATTGGAGCCAATCTGAACTGTTTAAGTGGCGTATTACCTTCACAAGATAAATTAATTCAATTGTCATTATATGAACAATTAATTGAAGCCAATTTTCATCGACAGATACCATGGGTCTCTGGAGGTACGTCTATTACTATTCCTCTGATTGAAAGAGGACAGGTGCCCAAAGGTGTGAATCATTTTAGGGTAGGAGAGACGTTGTATTTTGGTAACCATCTATTGGATGAATCCCCTTATGAGGGAATGCAGCAAGGAGTTATTAAACTTTATGCCCAAATTATAGAGATGGCGGATAAACCTAAAATTCCCATTGGATTATTGGCAGAGAGTCCTTCAGGGCATACTGTGGATATTGATGAGGCGGACTATGGCGAGACTGCTTATAGGGCTATTATAGATATAGGATTATTAGATATTTCGCCAGAATATTTAATTCCCGAAGACCCTAAGGTTTCAGTAATTGGAGCAAGTTCAGATATGATTATCTTGGATTTAAGTGATAGAGAAGATCAATACAATGTAGGAGATATGGTGGCCTTTAGGATGAAATATATGGGAGCACTTGGAGTGTTTAATTCGGATTATATTGAAAAACGACTCATCTAA
- a CDS encoding SusD/RagB family nutrient-binding outer membrane lipoprotein, translated as MKNNIISSLLAILVLMNISCSREEFAKTNTDPSNVSKPEMSFLFTEALYRMGGPDSYTEWFYNNSQYFFPWCQSTVSGGGNDFNMNRMSSAGSVNFYRYILGPLEDMRYNIDTQLGQTEANGYQYLRAITYPIQIFEVLKQTDTKGAYSYKEAGKARYTNPPLLTPKYDLQEELLDQMLSELNQSLEVLTNDVRVNNEVVDQTSIGSQDFVYGSDWSKWAKFTNSLRLKIAVRLLHQNRAKAIQIAESVVNHPAGFMTTLSDDFNYYPSSKMYHMNNNVDFGNGGKNLVDFLVANKDPRVRFYFHKNDFNSKVIQAFFDQEKDLPPYILANVDYDEDAEGNRTFRGWKGAGEPWVRYYGAPVDPEASNTPATNDIYFNTVNFELKAANGAAVGYNPLARYSYKIVKPNRDYRYPDAPGAPVKDMKDDKPYAWTIMSSAEVNLYLAEFKLLGANISGTAQEYLRKAVTTSIKQADFIAGNNGMPYYSETHDTYVNRAGIEVSESKVALKDGEITTLLAQPDYMLTGDVATDLEKVYIQMYIHFLSAPNELYVTCRRTGIPKIGSTILTSEPMTVPAGKLPFPRRFTVNTPTKDNLNYANQLKAIQDQNFTAGENEPTVLNSERLWYDIGAPAFNAGPNY; from the coding sequence ATGAAAAACAATATAATCAGTTCATTACTTGCCATTCTGGTATTAATGAACATCAGCTGTAGCAGAGAAGAGTTTGCAAAAACCAATACAGATCCATCAAATGTATCAAAGCCAGAGATGAGTTTCCTCTTTACAGAGGCACTTTATCGAATGGGGGGACCTGATTCATATACAGAGTGGTTTTATAATAATAGTCAATATTTCTTCCCATGGTGTCAAAGCACCGTTTCTGGAGGAGGTAATGATTTTAATATGAATCGAATGAGCTCTGCAGGAAGTGTTAACTTCTATCGTTATATTTTAGGACCATTGGAAGATATGAGATACAATATCGACACTCAACTAGGTCAAACAGAAGCCAATGGCTATCAATACCTCCGAGCGATCACTTATCCTATTCAAATCTTTGAGGTATTAAAGCAAACTGATACAAAAGGAGCATACTCATACAAAGAAGCAGGAAAAGCAAGATATACTAATCCTCCGCTTCTAACACCTAAATATGATTTACAGGAAGAACTACTAGATCAGATGTTGTCAGAGTTGAATCAGTCCTTAGAGGTGTTAACAAACGATGTCAGAGTTAATAATGAAGTGGTAGACCAAACGAGTATAGGATCTCAAGACTTTGTATATGGAAGCGATTGGAGTAAATGGGCAAAATTCACAAATTCTTTACGTCTAAAAATTGCCGTTCGTTTACTTCATCAAAATAGAGCCAAAGCCATCCAAATTGCAGAGTCTGTAGTAAATCATCCTGCAGGTTTTATGACGACCCTCTCAGATGACTTCAATTACTACCCATCCTCAAAGATGTACCATATGAATAACAATGTTGATTTTGGTAATGGTGGTAAAAACCTAGTCGATTTCTTAGTTGCCAACAAAGATCCAAGAGTTCGTTTCTATTTTCATAAGAATGACTTTAACTCTAAAGTAATACAAGCATTCTTTGATCAAGAAAAAGATCTTCCTCCATACATTTTAGCTAATGTAGATTACGATGAAGATGCCGAAGGGAATAGGACTTTTAGAGGTTGGAAAGGTGCAGGAGAACCTTGGGTAAGATATTATGGTGCTCCAGTAGATCCTGAAGCATCAAATACACCTGCAACAAATGACATCTATTTCAACACTGTGAACTTTGAATTAAAGGCTGCTAATGGTGCCGCAGTTGGATACAATCCACTAGCTCGATATTCATATAAGATTGTAAAGCCAAACAGAGATTACAGATATCCGGATGCTCCTGGAGCACCTGTAAAAGATATGAAAGATGATAAGCCATATGCGTGGACTATCATGTCATCCGCTGAGGTTAACCTTTATTTGGCAGAGTTTAAACTGTTAGGAGCCAATATTTCGGGTACAGCACAAGAATATTTAAGAAAAGCTGTAACCACCTCCATCAAACAAGCAGACTTTATCGCTGGAAATAATGGTATGCCATACTACAGTGAGACTCATGATACCTATGTAAATAGAGCTGGAATAGAGGTTTCAGAAAGTAAAGTGGCCTTAAAAGATGGTGAAATTACGACACTTTTGGCACAACCTGACTATATGCTCACTGGAGATGTGGCTACGGATCTTGAGAAGGTGTATATACAGATGTATATACACTTCTTGTCTGCTCCCAATGAACTGTATGTTACTTGTCGCAGAACGGGAATTCCGAAGATTGGTAGTACAATTCTTACTAGTGAGCCAATGACTGTACCTGCAGGTAAACTACCATTTCCAAGACGCTTTACAGTAAACACACCAACAAAAGACAACCTTAACTATGCCAATCAGCTTAAAGCAATACAAGATCAAAACTTTACGGCAGGAGAAAATGAACCAACCGTATTGAATAGCGAAAGATTATGGTATGATATAGGAGCTCCAGCATTTAATGCAGGGCCGAACTATTAA